The following proteins come from a genomic window of Methanocorpusculum vombati:
- a CDS encoding SufB/SufD family protein — translation MSEMNGFDSISTEDKERLTLTGIQTDSLEGRAGSFLLVNDHVLHAGSNAEGVEVMMIDKALETYAWLSEYFWNVVPKDKDQYTQYVADHPQRGYVIIARKGAKTTFPLQSCMFLQGDTIQTVHNIVIAEEGAEVHLIAGCASSLKTKEGAHYGINEIYVGKDAKVTSTMIHTWGEEIEVFPRTASVVAEGGTFISNYVCMKPTKMVQMYPTAHLRGKGAVARFSSVIVAGPGSHIDAGSRAILEAPETSAELITRAITNGGTIISRGAIIGEAPQTKGHIECRGLILKDGIMHAIPEIDGRVVDVELSHEAAVGKIARDEIEYLMARGLSEEEATATIIRGFLDVRIEGLPDALQKQIDDAIDSADHGF, via the coding sequence ATGTCAGAAATGAACGGATTCGATTCCATCAGTACCGAGGACAAAGAACGACTGACCCTGACGGGAATCCAGACCGATTCCCTTGAAGGCCGTGCAGGGAGTTTCCTCCTTGTCAATGACCATGTTCTGCACGCAGGCTCCAACGCCGAAGGCGTTGAGGTCATGATGATCGATAAGGCCCTGGAGACGTATGCATGGCTTTCCGAGTACTTCTGGAACGTTGTCCCCAAAGACAAAGACCAGTACACGCAGTACGTTGCCGATCATCCCCAGCGGGGGTATGTCATCATCGCCCGCAAAGGTGCAAAGACCACCTTCCCCTTACAGAGCTGCATGTTCCTGCAGGGCGATACCATCCAGACCGTCCACAATATTGTGATCGCCGAGGAAGGGGCCGAGGTTCATCTGATTGCCGGATGCGCCAGTTCCCTGAAGACAAAAGAGGGAGCACACTACGGTATCAATGAGATTTACGTCGGCAAGGATGCGAAAGTGACCTCAACCATGATTCACACGTGGGGCGAGGAGATCGAGGTGTTCCCGCGGACTGCCTCTGTTGTTGCAGAAGGGGGAACGTTCATCTCGAACTATGTCTGTATGAAACCGACAAAGATGGTGCAGATGTATCCTACCGCCCATCTCCGCGGGAAGGGAGCGGTCGCCCGTTTCTCCAGTGTGATTGTGGCAGGGCCGGGTTCGCACATTGATGCAGGCTCGCGTGCGATTCTGGAGGCACCGGAGACGAGCGCCGAGTTAATCACCCGTGCAATTACGAACGGTGGTACGATCATCTCCCGCGGTGCAATCATCGGCGAGGCGCCGCAGACGAAGGGACACATTGAGTGCCGCGGTCTTATTCTCAAGGACGGCATCATGCATGCGATTCCGGAGATTGACGGACGTGTGGTGGATGTGGAGCTTTCCCACGAAGCGGCGGTCGGCAAGATTGCGCGCGATGAGATCGAGTATCTGATGGCGCGCGGTCTTTCTGAGGAGGAGGCAACCGCGACGATCATTCGCGGGTTCCTTGATGTGCGCATTGAAGGTCTGCCGGATGCGCTGCAGAAGCAGATCGATGATGCGATCGATTCTGCGGATCACGGATTCTGA
- a CDS encoding ABC transporter ATP-binding protein codes for MLEISNLHVEVGGREVLHGVNLKINDGETHVLLGPNGSGKTTLLRTIMGFGSSRVTSGKILFNGVDVTEKPVHERAQLGMGIMFQRPPTISGLKLGKFLTATTKIDGEQIPALAERMHMTKFLDRDVNAGFSGGEIKRSEILQLMVQDPSFVMLDEPESGVDVENMALLGTAAASLLEKDQHMINRTKSGLIITHTGYILDYIEADVGHVLIDGMMRCSGNPREILRSVKTSGYKECIACQK; via the coding sequence ATGCTTGAGATCAGCAATCTTCATGTGGAAGTTGGCGGACGTGAGGTGCTTCACGGCGTTAATCTGAAAATTAACGACGGTGAGACCCATGTACTTCTCGGACCGAACGGCTCGGGAAAAACCACCCTTCTGCGTACCATTATGGGATTTGGCAGCTCCCGGGTTACCAGCGGCAAAATACTTTTTAACGGCGTTGATGTCACCGAAAAACCGGTGCACGAACGGGCACAGCTGGGTATGGGCATCATGTTCCAGCGCCCGCCCACCATCTCCGGTCTGAAGCTCGGCAAGTTCCTTACCGCGACCACGAAAATCGACGGGGAACAGATTCCGGCCCTTGCAGAACGCATGCATATGACAAAATTCCTTGACCGCGATGTCAATGCCGGATTCTCCGGCGGTGAGATCAAACGCAGCGAAATTCTCCAGCTCATGGTGCAGGACCCCTCCTTCGTCATGCTGGACGAGCCGGAAAGCGGTGTCGATGTCGAAAACATGGCACTGCTCGGCACTGCTGCGGCAAGCCTTCTGGAAAAGGATCAGCACATGATTAACCGTACCAAGTCCGGTCTCATCATTACCCATACCGGCTACATCCTCGACTATATCGAAGCTGATGTCGGTCATGTGTTAATCGACGGTATGATGCGGTGCAGTGGCAACCCGCGTGAAATTCTCCGGAGTGTGAAAACATCCGGCTATAAGGAGTGTATTGCATGTCAGAAATGA
- a CDS encoding thioredoxin family protein yields MEDSELEQLRRKRFEQMAVKIPPPEGWPVVHLTEYNFNEVTLGRPKVVIDFWAEWCGPCRYFSPIFEEMSVEFPEVQFCKCDTDRNHGIATQLGITSIPRVLYVINGTAVRLHVGAMSAEKFREELNAVFRSDDAV; encoded by the coding sequence ATGGAAGATAGTGAGCTGGAACAGCTGCGGCGGAAACGGTTTGAACAGATGGCAGTGAAGATACCGCCTCCGGAGGGGTGGCCGGTTGTGCATCTGACGGAGTACAATTTCAATGAGGTGACGCTGGGGAGACCGAAGGTGGTGATTGATTTCTGGGCTGAGTGGTGCGGACCGTGCAGGTATTTCAGCCCGATATTTGAGGAGATGTCAGTTGAGTTTCCGGAGGTGCAGTTCTGCAAATGCGATACTGACCGCAACCACGGGATTGCGACGCAGCTGGGGATTACGAGTATTCCGCGGGTGCTCTATGTTATCAACGGTACGGCGGTGCGGCTGCATGTGGGTGCGATGTCGGCGGAGAAGTTCCGTGAGGAGCTGAATGCGGTGTTCCGATCTGATGACGCTGTTTGA
- a CDS encoding DEAD/DEAH box helicase, protein MEPEMHTRVFPARSAVYKEPAVLPSPALREYLQSQNIRLYTHQADSYDAIMQGENIILTTPTASGKTLAYTLPVLENLMQNRDATALFIYPTKALTRDQLAVLQKLDKELSAKTRPAIYDGDTPRDARSKIRSSSRIILTNMYELHQILAWRMQWGDFWANLSFVIIDEAHRYRGIFGSHIALLLRRLRRVCRYYDARPQFILSSATIGDASSFAKTLTGAAAREIADDGSPRAQQTFRLYNPWSSGKSSLSATADLIRDQVQSGMQTLCFTKSRNMAEITALRCREEMPAGRISSYRGGYRPKERRDIEKNLKGGDIAGVISTNALELGIDVGSLDSVIISGFPGTMMSVRQQAGRAGRSGKDALITFVANLNPLDQYFMRCPDAFFDAPYEHPILDLENPYVLRQHLLCAAAELPYRTERDAEYFGEFAAEIVRSLKEEHLLASTPKGYVYCGTEPPAQQVSLSGRTSGTCTVMYGSRVLETMDESQMFREAYPGAVLFHQGDRYRVEEADRKSLIVRVRKITDNYHTRPLSVTDVRILSREKTCRHGDLLVHYGSVSVCSQMIGYSVLEYDQIVSTHSLDVPPLEFTTKACWIVPECCDEISPADLAGALHGAEHALIAAMPVHVLCDRSDIGGVSTPFHPDVGDAAIFIYDGVPGGVGLAEKAAEVFLDILCLARDMVSRCSCESGCPACIHSPKCGNNNQPLSKTGTVTLLSCLSQGLKTENP, encoded by the coding sequence ATGGAGCCTGAGATGCATACGCGGGTGTTCCCCGCACGATCCGCTGTGTATAAAGAACCGGCAGTCCTGCCGTCTCCTGCGCTCCGCGAGTACCTGCAGAGCCAAAACATCCGGCTTTACACCCATCAGGCAGATTCCTATGATGCGATCATGCAGGGGGAAAATATCATTCTCACCACCCCTACGGCGTCGGGTAAAACTCTTGCATATACCCTGCCGGTTCTGGAAAATCTGATGCAGAACCGGGACGCGACCGCACTGTTCATTTATCCGACCAAAGCCCTGACCCGCGATCAGCTTGCCGTTCTGCAAAAGCTTGACAAGGAACTCAGCGCAAAAACCCGCCCGGCAATCTATGACGGCGACACGCCCCGCGACGCCAGATCAAAGATCCGCAGCAGTTCACGTATTATCCTCACCAACATGTACGAGCTGCACCAGATTCTTGCATGGAGAATGCAGTGGGGAGATTTCTGGGCAAATCTCTCCTTTGTCATCATCGATGAGGCGCACCGGTACCGGGGAATCTTCGGTTCGCACATTGCACTTTTGCTGCGGCGGCTGCGGCGTGTCTGCAGGTATTACGATGCCCGTCCGCAGTTTATCCTTTCCTCTGCCACCATCGGCGATGCTTCTTCGTTTGCCAAGACCCTTACCGGCGCTGCGGCAAGGGAGATAGCAGATGACGGTTCTCCCCGGGCACAACAGACGTTCCGGCTGTACAACCCGTGGAGTTCGGGCAAAAGCAGTCTTTCCGCCACCGCAGATCTCATCCGCGATCAGGTGCAGAGTGGTATGCAGACGCTCTGCTTCACCAAATCCCGCAACATGGCAGAGATCACCGCACTCCGGTGCAGGGAGGAGATGCCCGCAGGCCGCATCTCCTCCTATCGCGGCGGTTACCGTCCGAAGGAACGGCGGGATATTGAAAAAAATCTCAAGGGAGGGGATATTGCAGGCGTTATCAGTACCAATGCCCTGGAGCTCGGTATCGATGTCGGCAGTCTTGATTCGGTGATCATCAGCGGATTTCCGGGGACGATGATGTCCGTCCGCCAGCAGGCAGGACGTGCGGGACGCAGCGGGAAGGATGCGCTCATTACCTTTGTTGCGAATCTTAACCCGCTGGATCAGTATTTTATGCGGTGTCCGGATGCTTTCTTTGATGCGCCCTACGAACACCCGATCCTCGATCTCGAAAACCCCTATGTTCTGCGGCAGCATCTCCTCTGTGCCGCAGCCGAACTTCCTTACCGGACGGAACGCGACGCTGAGTACTTCGGGGAGTTTGCCGCCGAGATCGTCCGCAGTCTGAAGGAGGAACATCTCCTTGCAAGTACCCCCAAAGGGTATGTGTACTGCGGTACCGAACCCCCCGCACAGCAGGTTTCGCTTTCCGGCAGAACGTCCGGAACCTGTACGGTTATGTACGGCAGCCGTGTTCTGGAAACGATGGACGAGTCACAGATGTTTCGCGAAGCGTATCCGGGTGCGGTTCTCTTTCATCAGGGAGACCGTTACCGGGTGGAGGAGGCTGACCGGAAGAGTCTCATTGTCCGTGTCAGAAAGATCACGGACAACTACCATACCCGTCCGCTCTCCGTCACCGATGTCCGCATTCTTTCCCGTGAGAAGACCTGCCGGCACGGAGACCTGCTCGTTCATTACGGTTCGGTTTCCGTCTGCTCTCAGATGATCGGCTACTCGGTTCTTGAGTACGATCAGATCGTGTCCACCCACTCCCTTGACGTTCCGCCGCTTGAGTTTACCACCAAGGCCTGCTGGATCGTTCCGGAGTGCTGTGATGAGATTTCTCCTGCGGATCTTGCCGGGGCGTTGCATGGTGCGGAACATGCCCTGATTGCTGCCATGCCGGTTCATGTTCTCTGTGACCGGTCTGATATTGGCGGTGTCTCCACTCCGTTCCATCCGGATGTCGGTGATGCTGCTATCTTCATCTATGATGGTGTTCCAGGCGGGGTAGGTCTTGCCGAAAAAGCGGCGGAGGTGTTTTTGGACATTCTCTGTCTCGCACGGGATATGGTGTCCCGCTGTTCCTGCGAATCCGGGTGTCCCGCCTGTATTCACTCGCCCAAATGCGGAAACAACAACCAGCCCTTAAGCAAAACCGGTACGGTTACTCTGCTTTCCTGCCTTTCCCAGGGGCTGAAAACCGAAAACCCATGA
- a CDS encoding TIGR01458 family HAD-type hydrolase, which translates to MTVSGFLIDLDGVVYINGEPIPGAVSALRELQKRGIPFRFVSNNTHRSRETIRERLARFGVDVPAAWIFTPLTAAIAYLRDAGAGSCWLLGSPDAAAELRSAGINPSDPNASHVLVGDVSDVLEYDMFVTGFRILMRNRAELLALEHDRYFKGNDGLLLSAGAFVAALEFAADVSATLLGKPSAKFFQAALTSLGLPAGEVVMVGDDPRSDIGGAASVSVRGVLVLTGKFDGVLPADAPAPWKILPGLSDILSLTQ; encoded by the coding sequence ATGACGGTTTCGGGGTTTTTAATCGATCTTGACGGCGTAGTCTATATTAACGGAGAGCCGATTCCCGGCGCAGTTTCCGCATTACGGGAACTCCAGAAACGCGGCATTCCGTTTCGGTTCGTCTCCAACAACACACACCGGAGCAGGGAAACCATCCGGGAACGGCTCGCACGGTTCGGAGTTGACGTTCCCGCGGCATGGATATTTACGCCGCTCACCGCCGCGATCGCGTATCTCCGTGACGCGGGTGCCGGATCCTGCTGGCTTCTCGGCAGCCCTGACGCCGCCGCCGAACTCCGGAGTGCGGGGATCAACCCCTCCGATCCAAATGCATCCCATGTGCTGGTCGGCGACGTAAGCGATGTACTGGAGTACGACATGTTTGTTACAGGATTCCGGATACTGATGCGCAACCGTGCCGAACTTCTTGCCCTTGAACATGACCGTTACTTCAAAGGAAATGACGGACTTCTGCTCTCCGCAGGAGCATTTGTTGCGGCACTGGAGTTTGCCGCAGACGTATCTGCAACACTTCTCGGAAAACCCTCCGCGAAATTTTTCCAGGCTGCCCTTACTTCCTTAGGTCTCCCCGCCGGGGAGGTCGTCATGGTAGGCGACGATCCGCGTTCGGACATCGGCGGTGCCGCCTCCGTATCTGTACGGGGCGTTTTAGTTCTCACCGGCAAATTTGACGGCGTCCTTCCCGCAGATGCACCGGCACCCTGGAAAATACTCCCGGGACTCTCCGACATACTCTCGCTTACGCAATAA
- a CDS encoding DEAD/DEAH box helicase, which yields MRCSDLMTLFESFHPSLQEVLLSGLGWDGLRPVQEETCRAVADGADVVVLAPTAGGKTESAFIPVIDALLKAGSSGLGAIYLSPLKALINDQEDRILLMCGRAGLTVASQHGDVAARDRWKFSADGELPNLLLTTPESLEVLLGDPASRGAFASVRFVIIDEIHAFMETDRGVHLRCLLDRLEMTGAGRRMVQRIGLSATVGNPEELLAWLSGPGRKRQLVQIPSPATPKRFSFVVEGEFSAQVRAVAEAVRGRKALVFVDSRSLAERLMMPLSDLVSGVYLHHSSVSAEDRAEAEAAFDQGGGTCVICTSTMELGIDIGDLDLVVQYGPPRSVASFLQRLGRTGRRGGAAEMLFVLYSPCDLLVAAATIESAMRHEVEPLRVPAHAYHVMVQQLFLLLKSRPGGVSRRTIAGALRSLSPFAMVPPDTVMRLLGYLAEQEFLVCDGDLYSAGPRAERELGRSNWVALVSVIHDAGGYAAVLPDGTVVGTLDPRFVGSEPGKMFSFSGRNWRLLFRDDVHKRALVEPASGSGGGVKRPFWSGSGMRGADVSPTVCGAVCQILARGRTLLPLPREQEEMLAGLIRMLPEDFVPGCVHVRAEPEVTGWSVVVATFLGARANMVLVRLLKNRLPDGKFSMHSDPFAIRIFGWESVDAAVRAGDLLRELARTDAAVLAGELPELPDTMWKFGAMVPREMLAEMAADEYYRLGDVLAGISAVRVREGGSEV from the coding sequence ATGCGGTGTTCCGATCTGATGACGCTGTTTGAGTCGTTTCATCCGAGTTTGCAGGAGGTGCTGCTTTCGGGTCTGGGGTGGGATGGTCTGCGGCCGGTGCAGGAGGAGACCTGCCGGGCGGTGGCTGATGGTGCGGATGTGGTGGTGCTCGCGCCGACTGCGGGCGGAAAGACTGAGTCGGCGTTTATTCCGGTGATTGATGCGCTGCTGAAGGCGGGGTCGTCCGGGCTTGGGGCGATTTATCTGTCGCCTTTAAAGGCGCTGATCAATGATCAGGAGGATAGGATTCTGCTGATGTGCGGGCGGGCGGGACTGACGGTGGCGTCCCAGCACGGGGATGTGGCGGCCCGTGACCGGTGGAAATTTTCCGCAGACGGGGAGCTGCCGAATCTGCTGCTTACGACGCCTGAGTCGCTGGAGGTGCTGCTCGGCGATCCCGCGTCACGAGGAGCGTTTGCTTCCGTCCGGTTTGTGATCATTGATGAGATTCATGCGTTCATGGAGACGGATCGCGGGGTGCATCTCCGGTGTCTGCTGGATCGGCTGGAGATGACAGGGGCCGGACGACGGATGGTCCAGCGGATCGGGTTGTCTGCGACGGTGGGGAATCCGGAGGAGCTTTTGGCATGGTTGTCGGGTCCGGGACGGAAAAGGCAGCTGGTGCAGATTCCGTCGCCCGCGACGCCGAAACGGTTTTCTTTTGTGGTGGAGGGGGAGTTTTCTGCCCAGGTGCGGGCGGTGGCAGAGGCGGTGCGGGGGAGGAAGGCGCTGGTGTTTGTGGACAGCCGGAGTTTGGCGGAGCGGTTGATGATGCCGCTTTCGGATCTGGTGTCCGGGGTGTATCTGCATCATTCGTCGGTGTCGGCGGAGGATCGTGCGGAGGCGGAGGCGGCGTTTGATCAGGGCGGCGGGACGTGTGTTATTTGTACGAGTACGATGGAGCTGGGGATTGATATTGGGGATTTGGATCTGGTGGTGCAGTATGGGCCGCCGCGGTCGGTTGCGTCGTTTTTGCAGCGGCTGGGACGTACGGGCAGGCGGGGAGGGGCGGCGGAGATGTTGTTTGTTCTGTACAGTCCGTGCGATCTGCTGGTTGCTGCGGCGACGATTGAGTCGGCGATGCGGCATGAGGTTGAGCCGCTTCGGGTTCCGGCACATGCGTACCATGTGATGGTTCAGCAGTTGTTTCTTCTGCTGAAAAGCAGGCCGGGAGGGGTGTCGCGGAGGACGATTGCCGGGGCACTTCGTTCTCTGTCGCCGTTTGCGATGGTGCCGCCTGATACGGTGATGAGGCTGCTTGGGTATCTTGCGGAGCAGGAGTTTCTGGTCTGCGACGGGGATCTGTATTCTGCCGGGCCGCGGGCGGAGCGGGAGCTGGGGAGGTCGAACTGGGTTGCGCTGGTTTCGGTGATTCATGATGCGGGAGGGTATGCTGCGGTGCTGCCGGACGGGACGGTGGTGGGTACGCTGGATCCCCGGTTTGTGGGGAGCGAGCCGGGGAAGATGTTTTCGTTTTCCGGGAGAAACTGGCGGCTGCTGTTTCGGGATGATGTGCATAAGCGTGCGCTGGTGGAGCCTGCGAGCGGTTCCGGCGGCGGGGTGAAGCGGCCGTTCTGGAGCGGCAGCGGTATGCGGGGGGCGGATGTGTCGCCTACGGTATGCGGGGCGGTCTGTCAGATTCTTGCGCGGGGGAGGACGCTGCTTCCTCTGCCGCGGGAGCAGGAGGAGATGCTTGCGGGTCTGATCCGGATGCTTCCGGAGGATTTTGTGCCGGGGTGTGTGCATGTGCGTGCAGAACCTGAGGTTACCGGCTGGTCGGTGGTTGTTGCGACGTTTCTTGGTGCACGGGCAAATATGGTTCTGGTACGTTTGTTAAAAAACCGGTTGCCGGACGGAAAATTCAGTATGCATTCTGATCCGTTTGCGATACGTATCTTTGGGTGGGAGTCTGTGGATGCGGCGGTGCGGGCAGGTGATCTTTTGCGGGAACTGGCGCGGACGGATGCGGCGGTGCTTGCGGGTGAGCTGCCGGAGCTGCCGGATACGATGTGGAAGTTCGGGGCGATGGTGCCGCGGGAGATGCTTGCGGAGATGGCGGCGGATGAGTATTACCGGCTGGGTGATGTGCTTGCGGGGATTTCTGCGGTGCGGGTGCGGGAGGGAGGATCTGAGGTCTGA
- a CDS encoding 2,3-bisphosphoglycerate-independent phosphoglycerate mutase — protein MTASKILLLIIDGVGDRPCDCLGGKTPLQAAHIPNLDELAKTGICGIMDPVAPGIRAGSDTSHLSLLGYPPQQYYTGRGPLEAAGCGIQMEPGMIGFRANYATIDDAGNVIDRRAGRIADTTELSAAIRDGVDLSKYGVTIRFEPGTGHRAALALKGSGLSAAVSSNDPKATGIPPKTIHPEGEDTPEAKFTADVCNEFCRQAAEILKNHPVNLARKAAGQNPANVVLIRGAGAMGVYEPFEERHELSGSVVAAAALIAGIGSSVGLRRVPVHPDTPLAEQVSLVLQELATRDFVLFNIKNADEYGHDGKAMEKKEFLEKIDKELRPLMEMPDLMIAVCGDHSTPCTIKEHSADPVPLIIHGDGTRTDHVSSYDEISCAAGALCRIRGGDLMPILLDLIDKTHKYGA, from the coding sequence ATGACAGCATCCAAAATTCTTCTTCTCATCATCGACGGTGTGGGCGACCGTCCGTGCGACTGTCTCGGCGGAAAAACCCCGTTACAGGCAGCACACATCCCGAACCTCGACGAACTTGCAAAGACCGGCATCTGCGGCATCATGGACCCTGTCGCCCCCGGAATCCGTGCGGGCTCCGACACCTCCCACTTAAGCCTCCTTGGCTACCCGCCGCAGCAGTACTACACCGGCCGCGGCCCGCTGGAAGCCGCAGGCTGCGGCATACAAATGGAACCGGGCATGATCGGATTCCGCGCCAACTACGCAACCATCGACGACGCAGGCAACGTCATCGATCGGCGCGCCGGAAGAATCGCCGACACCACCGAACTATCCGCCGCCATCCGCGACGGCGTTGACCTCAGCAAATACGGCGTCACCATCCGGTTCGAACCCGGAACCGGCCACCGCGCCGCCCTCGCCCTGAAAGGCAGCGGACTCTCCGCTGCAGTCTCCAGCAACGACCCCAAAGCAACCGGAATCCCTCCCAAAACCATCCACCCCGAAGGCGAAGACACACCCGAAGCAAAATTCACCGCAGACGTCTGCAACGAATTCTGCCGTCAGGCAGCGGAAATTCTCAAAAATCACCCCGTCAACCTTGCACGCAAAGCCGCAGGCCAGAACCCCGCAAACGTCGTTCTTATCCGGGGTGCCGGTGCCATGGGCGTCTATGAACCCTTCGAGGAACGTCACGAACTCTCCGGCAGTGTCGTTGCCGCAGCCGCCCTCATCGCAGGCATCGGCAGCTCCGTTGGTCTTCGCCGCGTACCGGTACACCCGGACACCCCGCTTGCAGAACAGGTATCCCTCGTTTTGCAGGAACTTGCAACCCGGGACTTTGTCCTCTTCAACATCAAAAACGCCGACGAATACGGTCACGACGGAAAAGCAATGGAGAAAAAGGAATTTCTGGAAAAGATCGACAAAGAACTCCGTCCTCTCATGGAAATGCCGGACCTCATGATCGCCGTCTGCGGTGACCACTCAACGCCCTGCACCATCAAAGAGCACAGCGCAGACCCCGTACCCCTGATCATTCACGGTGACGGAACGCGGACCGACCACGTATCCTCCTACGATGAAATCTCCTGCGCTGCTGGAGCCCTCTGCCGGATACGCGGCGGCGACCTGATGCCGATCCTTCTGGACCTCATCGACAAAACCCATAAGTACGGCGCATAA
- a CDS encoding ribonuclease H-like domain-containing protein has product MMQVEQGFIPALSLRTNAVQSGAGPKGVEAATADGCCLAIESVHALPEFFVSEEQLRNRLMHELTLVHGIGGTRERMCRRHGIQTLADLRRTNWKSEAQEIAEVIQNGTPREVIRLFREKGRGADPLLIGFGAAVPKESLLFFDIETLGMVHSPIILFGCGVCEGRTLRVTQYLLRDISEEIAALGLVAEMMRAHPALVTYNGRSFDLPFTNSRLAYYGERECRPALHFDLLHPARRLFRDDLPDCCLGTVEEYVLGCGREEDLPGYLVPVYYQKYLRTGDPAPLKQIVDHNRSDVTSLALLLARQTEMVYGA; this is encoded by the coding sequence ATGATGCAGGTAGAACAGGGATTCATCCCGGCACTGTCCCTTAGGACAAATGCCGTGCAGAGCGGTGCGGGTCCAAAAGGAGTTGAGGCTGCGACGGCTGACGGCTGCTGCCTTGCGATTGAGTCCGTACATGCTCTGCCGGAGTTTTTTGTTTCCGAGGAACAGCTGCGCAACCGTTTGATGCACGAGCTTACGCTCGTGCATGGTATCGGCGGGACGCGGGAACGAATGTGCCGCAGACATGGAATACAGACGCTTGCCGATCTCCGGCGCACCAACTGGAAGTCCGAGGCGCAGGAGATCGCAGAGGTTATTCAGAACGGTACACCGCGGGAGGTTATCCGGTTGTTCCGGGAAAAAGGACGCGGTGCCGATCCGCTCCTGATCGGGTTCGGGGCGGCTGTGCCGAAGGAGAGTCTGCTGTTTTTTGATATTGAGACGCTCGGCATGGTACATTCTCCGATCATTCTCTTCGGGTGCGGTGTCTGTGAGGGCCGGACACTCCGGGTTACGCAGTATCTGCTCCGTGATATTAGTGAAGAGATCGCAGCCCTCGGACTCGTTGCGGAGATGATGCGGGCGCATCCGGCTCTTGTTACCTACAACGGCAGGTCGTTTGACCTGCCGTTCACCAACAGCCGTCTTGCCTACTACGGTGAACGGGAATGCAGGCCCGCGCTGCACTTTGATCTGCTGCATCCTGCGCGGCGTCTGTTCCGCGACGATCTGCCGGACTGCTGTCTCGGGACCGTGGAGGAGTATGTACTGGGCTGCGGACGCGAAGAGGATCTCCCCGGTTACCTTGTGCCCGTCTATTATCAGAAGTATCTGCGTACCGGCGACCCTGCCCCTCTGAAACAGATCGTCGATCACAACCGCAGCGATGTAACGAGCCTTGCCCTGCTGCTTGCCAGACAGACGGAGATGGTGTATGGAGCCTGA
- a CDS encoding polymer-forming cytoskeletal protein, giving the protein MAEEKKRVIIAEPIPENVLIEAEEVFAGEMEEERTASSPLPAETEEVSAEEPPKNEESSAVAAMATAELFKKCILPDKTELQERILKTRNDILVGDHCDIGYGLYGNDVVVCEFCKLTGDVVAEGDLRIDNFCEINGTVICNGDAYLGEGVKVHGKLTVGGNLDIGDNVTIDKEFKALGDISIRNPMPVILYLLLYVMTMLHLDNEAEVEKTVNAIISEANSEPLVLPPRTTMDLRYFSVSTPMEVGANCRLHGNIKAKSISLKNDVTLFGGIHATRRVKIGERTAVHGDVVGQNIRIERGADILGDVAGDKVWLHEDALVSGIIRSPGGLTIGRFEEKKE; this is encoded by the coding sequence ATGGCAGAGGAAAAAAAACGGGTCATCATCGCAGAACCCATTCCCGAAAACGTCCTGATTGAAGCGGAGGAAGTTTTTGCCGGGGAAATGGAAGAAGAGCGCACAGCTTCGTCCCCTCTCCCCGCAGAAACGGAAGAGGTCTCTGCCGAAGAACCGCCGAAAAATGAAGAGTCCTCCGCCGTTGCCGCCATGGCAACCGCCGAACTCTTCAAAAAATGTATTCTGCCGGACAAAACCGAACTGCAGGAACGCATTCTCAAAACCAGAAACGACATTCTGGTAGGTGATCACTGCGACATCGGCTACGGTCTCTACGGGAACGACGTTGTCGTCTGCGAGTTCTGCAAACTGACCGGAGACGTCGTTGCCGAAGGCGATCTCCGCATCGACAACTTCTGCGAGATCAACGGAACCGTCATCTGCAACGGCGACGCCTATCTCGGTGAAGGCGTCAAAGTGCACGGCAAACTGACCGTCGGCGGAAACCTTGACATCGGTGACAACGTCACCATCGACAAAGAGTTCAAAGCCTTAGGCGACATCAGTATCCGCAACCCGATGCCGGTCATCCTCTATCTCCTCCTCTACGTCATGACAATGCTCCACCTTGACAACGAGGCAGAGGTGGAAAAAACCGTAAATGCCATCATCTCGGAAGCCAACTCCGAACCGCTTGTTCTCCCTCCCCGCACCACCATGGATCTCCGCTACTTCTCCGTATCCACCCCCATGGAAGTCGGTGCAAACTGCCGCCTGCACGGAAACATCAAAGCAAAATCCATCTCCCTGAAAAATGACGTGACCCTTTTCGGCGGCATTCACGCAACCCGCCGTGTCAAAATCGGTGAACGCACTGCAGTGCACGGTGATGTTGTCGGTCAGAACATCAGAATCGAACGCGGAGCAGACATCCTCGGCGATGTTGCCGGTGACAAGGTCTGGCTGCATGAGGATGCGCTGGTGAGCGGCATCATCCGTTCGCCCGGCGGTCTGACCATCGGACGGTTTGAGGAGAAAAAAGAATGA